GATCCCGATGGCAAAGCCCCAGGAGCGTAAGTCCATTGGGCTTGGTGCCCCCAGACGCTCGGCGAGGCGGTGGAGATAACGGCTCACGCCAGCAAGGGAGAGACCCCAGCGGGCCGCCAGGGCCTTGAGGGGAAGCCCGGCGGCCAGATCCCGCCAGCGGCGCCAGTCCCGGGCGGAGAGGCGACGCAGCCGTCCACCGAGAGCGCGCTCGAAAGCAATGGCTTGATCCACGAGCTCTGAGGGCCAAGCCACTTGGCCGTGGGCCAGACGGGAAAGGGTCTCCGCCCATTCTTCCGGGGTTTGGATGAGATCCAAGATGCCGCTCAGACCGATCTCCCAGGCGATCCAAATAGAGAGAGGGGTGCATCGGCTCTCCAATAGAGCTATGGGCCGATATGGGTTTCGTTCTCGCAAGAAGGCGGCAAGAAGCCACCCGGAGGGGCAACCCCCTCGCCGGTTAGTAGCAGGGGAAGGGCCTCGGAGCAGGTGTCCAGCTCCTCCACGTTGCAGAGCGGACGGAGGTTGGGAAAGAGGGTCCGGAGCGCTGCGCGGAGTCGCGAGGGTGCCCACAAGCCGATCCCATCGATCCGTTGAGCCCCCCCTAACTCTTTGGGCAGCCTAAGATTATCGTTCGCTTTCCCGACGGTCAAGTTTTCAGGGCTCCCAGAAAGCAGGCGCGGAGGTTTCAGGGGGCCTCCAGCTCGTCCGGTTCGCGTTCGACGAACCGCTCGATCACGCGGCCGACCGCTTCCAGGGTAGCCGGGGAGATCCGATCCAGGGTGTCCGCCGTGGTGTGCCAGGCCGGGTAGTCGAAGTCGATGATGTCCACGGCGGGGATGCCTCGCTGCAGGAAGGGGAGATGATCGTCGATCAGCGCCCAGCGGGGCTCGGGGATGAACCAGGCCCCGTAGCCCAGCTCGGCCGCGATCCGCCATAGCTGCTCCCGCAGGGCGGGATCCGAGTGCTGTTCGTAATAGAACTGGGGATCCGCATCCCCGACCATGTCCACCAGGATCATCGCCGTGGGGGTCACCGCCATGGTGGCGGCGAAGTGGGTGGAGCCGAGGATCCAGGGGAGACCCTCCAGGCCTCCCTGGTCCTCGGCATCGAAGAAGACCAGCCACACCTCATAGCGCAGGCGAGAGCGGTCCAAGACGCGGGCCAGCTCCAGGAGCACGGCCACCCCGCTAGCTCCATCGTTGGCCCCGGGCACCGGATCATCGGGACGCTCGGGATCCCGATCCGCCCGGCGTCGGGTGTCGTAGTGGGCCCCGATCACGAGGACCGGCCCTCGACCGGCCCGGGCGATCAGGTTGCGGCCGGAGAGCCCCGCAGCGGCGAAAGGCTGAACCTCGAAGGCCCAGCCCTCTCGGGTTACGTGTTCCTCAATGTAGCGCTGCACGGCTTCCCATCCCGGGCTTCCGGGATAGCG
The sequence above is a segment of the Thermoflexus hugenholtzii JAD2 genome. Coding sequences within it:
- a CDS encoding M28 family peptidase, coding for MLRGSSPRLGLLILLLIGACRPSAPAGGRTFDGREAFRHVQAQLALGPRYPGSPGWEAVQRYIEEHVTREGWAFEVQPFAAAGLSGRNLIARAGRGPVLVIGAHYDTRRRADRDPERPDDPVPGANDGASGVAVLLELARVLDRSRLRYEVWLVFFDAEDQGGLEGLPWILGSTHFAATMAVTPTAMILVDMVGDADPQFYYEQHSDPALREQLWRIAAELGYGAWFIPEPRWALIDDHLPFLQRGIPAVDIIDFDYPAWHTTADTLDRISPATLEAVGRVIERFVEREPDELEAP